A stretch of the Acanthopagrus latus isolate v.2019 chromosome 9, fAcaLat1.1, whole genome shotgun sequence genome encodes the following:
- the LOC119025872 gene encoding TLR adapter interacting with SLC15A4 on the lysosome — MLCEGRLLSMTYGDLWELDPLPPQRTCGLPRAAAALMPGSARHAPLVYHNSPEQTGCLDNRSVSAELYISPLQSSDLHRAQSGRQISPEIEIPAQACSGGESPFLVPSSCQSICQNYSDLHIGGDQVLPLSANDGELRLGAEGQAAGPFLQSCDVLPAVEESPPRQTSQGGLLHPLRGGSNRWRMGSTRDRSFLFQEREAPFSNSLLNHYLEQKLMDLYQQYMMENMAREGDSDPGPICPLLGSELVLTSLDQITQQLSREGNLEAGLAKDMVLSCLLRVAGDMQSSEISTPFLQISNEASREQLTENKEELPQCPGAQSSSSASHFSSHEPQQE, encoded by the coding sequence ATGCTTTGTGAAGGCAGATTGTTGAGCATGACCTACGGTGACTTGTGGGAGCTggatcccctccctcctcagagGACTTGTGGGCTGCCgagagcagctgctgccctCATGCCGGGCTCCGCCAGACACGCTCCACTCGTTTATCACAATTCCCCCGAGCAGACGGGTTGTTTGGACAACAGGAGCGTGTCGGCGGAGTTGTACATTTCTCCGCTGCAGTCGTCGGACCTCCACAGAGCCCAGTCAGGGAGACAGATCTCTCCAGAGATCGAGATCCCGGCTCAGGCTTGCTCAGGTGGTGAGTCCCCTTTCTTGGttccctcctcctgtcagagCATCTGTCAAAACTACAGCGACCTCCACATTGGAGGCGACCAGGTGCTCCCTCTCTCAGCCAATGATGGTGAGCTGCGGCTTGGCGCTGAGGGCCAGGCAGCCGGGCCCTTCCTCCAGTCCTGCGATGTCCTACCAGCCGTGGAGGAGTCTCCTCCGAGACAGACGTCTCAGGGGGGGCTTCTGCATCCACTCAGGGGAGGGTCAAATCGCTGGAGAATGGGGAGCACCCGCGATCGGAGCTTTTTGTTCCAGGAGCGTGAGGCCCCATTCTCAAACTCTCTTCTAAATCACTACCTGGAGCAGAAGCTCATGGACTTGTACCAACAGTACATGATGGAGAACATGGCCAGGGAGGGAGATTCTGACCCAGGGCCCATTTGCCCCCTGCTGGGCTCAGAGCTGGTCCTGACCAGCCTAGATCAGATCACTCAACAGCTGAGTCGGGAAGGCAACCTAGAAGCCGGCCTGGCCAAGGACATGGTTCTCAGCTGCCTGCTGCGGGTAGCCGGTGACATGCAGTCAAGTGAGATCAGCACTCCCTTTCTGCAGATTTCAAATGAGGCCAGCAGGGAGCAGCTCACAGAGAATAAAGAGGAGTTGCCCCAGTGTCCAGGAGCTCAATCATCCAGTTCTGCCTCTCATTTTAGTTCTCATGAGCCACAACAAGAGTGA
- the LOC119026110 gene encoding uncharacterized protein C13orf42, whose protein sequence is MFRKINNVFRPNHHGHRGRDGASGPGRGLRSEQDYHSACTVRLVRSTSMLVVGERSQAAAAGSTLKRSKSTVSIESTLYYYQRQEDRIWLYSQNQNCLEYLEALVALRRQYTKSVSDLKSSEAKATVSSKKKPAPPPPRRDEPISRAKPSAPPVPDEEDTLQFFDAVIASCDSEPLRKPYQDDGHADVDFIVASSSADHDLHSNWVLRVPRVADDSEQKAVPDCAKESARRKKNQSGSTSSRLRLQRNPIHLPKVVESAFQTLRFKPKLKKQ, encoded by the exons ATGTTCAGGAAGATCAACAATGTGTTCCGTCCAAACCATCACGGACACAGAGGGCGGGATGGTGCCAGCGGTCCCGGCCGTGGACTCCGGTCCGAGCAGGACTACCACAGCGCCTGCACCGTCCGGCTGGTCCGCAGCACCTCCATGCTGGTGGTGGGGGAGAGGAGCCAGGCCGCCGCAGCGGGCTCCACTCTGAAACGGAGCAAGAGCACCGTGAGCATCGAGTCGACCTTGTACTATTATCAGAGACAAGAGGACCGGATATGGCTGTACTCTCAGAACCAGAACTGCCTCGAGTACCTGGAGGCTCTCGTGGCTCTGAGGCGGCAGTACACAAAGAGCGTGAGTGACTTGAAAAGCAGCGAGGCCAAGGCCACGGTGTCCTCCAAGAAGAAGCCGGCCCCGCCGCCGCCTCGCAGGGACGAGCCG ATCTCAAGAGCCAAACCCTCCGCGCCTCCGGTCCCCGACGAGGAGGACACTCTGCAGTTCTTTGACGCGGTCATCGCCAGCTGTGACAGCGAGCCTCTGCGCAAACCTTACCAGGACGATGGACACGCAGATGTGGATTTCATAG TGGCCTCCAGCTCGGCCGATCACGACCTCCACTCCAACTGGGTCCTGCGGGTTCCTCGGGTCGCGGACGACTCCGAGCAGAAAGCGGTTCCAGATTGTGCCAAGGAAAGCGCCCGCAGGAAGAAGAACCAGAGCGGGTCAACGAGCAGCCGACTGCGACTGCAGAGGAACCCGATCCATCTGCCCAAAGTGGTGGAGAGCGCATTTCAGACTCTGAGGTTCAAGCCTAAATTAAAAAAGCAGTGA
- the rnaseh2b gene encoding ribonuclease H2 subunit B isoform X1 translates to MATKKKRTPNAQNDSWVVIAADSAIDTQKHDIDPAFVRLRNPSTDAASLYMLNSGDVQLFEVKAFEEDFHSWFIGQTVQRDGRLLFVTPMDPLYLMLPYLIKSGKEGKFQPVDQVVMDEEFPACSRLLSCTRSLASLHHIAEEKEVGSLKFHRYSQEKTMNWLKKKVERTVVALKKRNISVGEGVKSTTYVRVKSEADCPEEDYLRYAHGLISEYISEDLSKALLKHLQLPELTSPKETEPPSKKRKLSDSPVEAGEDYTKFNSADFVRKPPKKMTAAQKSLAKVDKTGMKTMSSFFSPKVKAEKK, encoded by the exons ATGGCCACCAAAAAGAAGCGAACACCTAATGCGCAGAATGACAGCTGGGTTGTCATCGCCGCAG ACTCTGCCATCGACACACAGAAGCACGACATTGACCCAGCTTTTGTGAGACTAAGGAATCCCTCCACAG ATGCAGCTTCTCTGTACATGCTGAACAGTGGTGATGTACAGCTGTTTGAGGTCAAAGCCTTTGAAGAAGATTTCCACTCGTGGTTTATTGGACAGACTGTACAAAGAG atggGAGACTTCTCTTTGTAACACCGATGGATCCTCTGTATCTCATGTTGCCCTATTTGATTAAATCTGGCAAAGAG GGGAAGTTCCAGCCTGTGGATCAAGTTGTCATGGATGAAGAATTCCCAGCTTGCTCAAGGCTGCTGAGCTGCACACGTTCCCTGGCCTCCCTGCACCACATTGCAGAGGAAAAGg AGGTGGGATCACTGAAGTTCCATCGATACAGTCAAGAGAAGACGATGAATTGGTTGAAGAAAAAG GTGGAGAGGACGGTCGTTGCACTCAAAAAGAGAAATATCTCTGTGGGAGAGGGTGTCAAATCCACAACATACGTCAGAGTGAAGTCAGAGGCAGACTGCCCTGAGG AGGACTACCTGCGCTACGCCCATGGCCTGATATCAGAGTACATCAGTGAAGACCTGAGCAAAGCCCTTCTCAAACACTTGCA GTTACCAGAGCTCACAAGCCCAAAGGAGACAGAACCTCCTTCAAAG AAACGGAAACTTTCAGACAGTCCGGTGGAGGCTGGAGAGGACTACACCAAATTCAACAGTGCAGACTTTGTTCGGAAA CCACCCAAGAAGATGACTGCCGCTCAGAAAAGTCTGGCCAAGGTGGACAAGACTGGCATGAAAACAATGTCATCCTTCTTCAGTCCCAAGgtcaaagcagaaaagaagTGA
- the rnaseh2b gene encoding ribonuclease H2 subunit B isoform X3: MLNSGDVQLFEVKAFEEDFHSWFIGQTVQRDGRLLFVTPMDPLYLMLPYLIKSGKEGKFQPVDQVVMDEEFPACSRLLSCTRSLASLHHIAEEKEVGSLKFHRYSQEKTMNWLKKKVERTVVALKKRNISVGEGVKSTTYVRVKSEADCPEEDYLRYAHGLISEYISEDLSKALLKHLQLPELTSPKETEPPSKKRKLSDSPVEAGEDYTKFNSADFVRKPPKKMTAAQKSLAKVDKTGMKTMSSFFSPKVKAEKK; encoded by the exons ATGCTGAACAGTGGTGATGTACAGCTGTTTGAGGTCAAAGCCTTTGAAGAAGATTTCCACTCGTGGTTTATTGGACAGACTGTACAAAGAG atggGAGACTTCTCTTTGTAACACCGATGGATCCTCTGTATCTCATGTTGCCCTATTTGATTAAATCTGGCAAAGAG GGGAAGTTCCAGCCTGTGGATCAAGTTGTCATGGATGAAGAATTCCCAGCTTGCTCAAGGCTGCTGAGCTGCACACGTTCCCTGGCCTCCCTGCACCACATTGCAGAGGAAAAGg AGGTGGGATCACTGAAGTTCCATCGATACAGTCAAGAGAAGACGATGAATTGGTTGAAGAAAAAG GTGGAGAGGACGGTCGTTGCACTCAAAAAGAGAAATATCTCTGTGGGAGAGGGTGTCAAATCCACAACATACGTCAGAGTGAAGTCAGAGGCAGACTGCCCTGAGG AGGACTACCTGCGCTACGCCCATGGCCTGATATCAGAGTACATCAGTGAAGACCTGAGCAAAGCCCTTCTCAAACACTTGCA GTTACCAGAGCTCACAAGCCCAAAGGAGACAGAACCTCCTTCAAAG AAACGGAAACTTTCAGACAGTCCGGTGGAGGCTGGAGAGGACTACACCAAATTCAACAGTGCAGACTTTGTTCGGAAA CCACCCAAGAAGATGACTGCCGCTCAGAAAAGTCTGGCCAAGGTGGACAAGACTGGCATGAAAACAATGTCATCCTTCTTCAGTCCCAAGgtcaaagcagaaaagaagTGA
- the rnaseh2b gene encoding ribonuclease H2 subunit B isoform X2, protein MATKKKRTPNAQNDSWVVIAADSAIDTQKHDIDPAFVRLRNPSTDAASLYMLNSGDVQLFEVKAFEEDFHSWFIGQTVQRDGRLLFVTPMDPLYLMLPYLIKSGKEGKFQPVDQVVMDEEFPACSRLLSCTRSLASLHHIAEEKEVGSLKFHRYSQEKTMNWLKKKVERTVVALKKRNISVGEGVKSTTYVRVKSEADCPEEDYLRYAHGLISEYISEDLSKALLKHLQLPELTSPKETEPPSKPPKKMTAAQKSLAKVDKTGMKTMSSFFSPKVKAEKK, encoded by the exons ATGGCCACCAAAAAGAAGCGAACACCTAATGCGCAGAATGACAGCTGGGTTGTCATCGCCGCAG ACTCTGCCATCGACACACAGAAGCACGACATTGACCCAGCTTTTGTGAGACTAAGGAATCCCTCCACAG ATGCAGCTTCTCTGTACATGCTGAACAGTGGTGATGTACAGCTGTTTGAGGTCAAAGCCTTTGAAGAAGATTTCCACTCGTGGTTTATTGGACAGACTGTACAAAGAG atggGAGACTTCTCTTTGTAACACCGATGGATCCTCTGTATCTCATGTTGCCCTATTTGATTAAATCTGGCAAAGAG GGGAAGTTCCAGCCTGTGGATCAAGTTGTCATGGATGAAGAATTCCCAGCTTGCTCAAGGCTGCTGAGCTGCACACGTTCCCTGGCCTCCCTGCACCACATTGCAGAGGAAAAGg AGGTGGGATCACTGAAGTTCCATCGATACAGTCAAGAGAAGACGATGAATTGGTTGAAGAAAAAG GTGGAGAGGACGGTCGTTGCACTCAAAAAGAGAAATATCTCTGTGGGAGAGGGTGTCAAATCCACAACATACGTCAGAGTGAAGTCAGAGGCAGACTGCCCTGAGG AGGACTACCTGCGCTACGCCCATGGCCTGATATCAGAGTACATCAGTGAAGACCTGAGCAAAGCCCTTCTCAAACACTTGCA GTTACCAGAGCTCACAAGCCCAAAGGAGACAGAACCTCCTTCAAAG CCACCCAAGAAGATGACTGCCGCTCAGAAAAGTCTGGCCAAGGTGGACAAGACTGGCATGAAAACAATGTCATCCTTCTTCAGTCCCAAGgtcaaagcagaaaagaagTGA